Proteins found in one Ostrinia nubilalis chromosome 27, ilOstNubi1.1, whole genome shotgun sequence genomic segment:
- the LOC135084971 gene encoding differentially expressed in FDCP 8 homolog: protein MAAALANDSPKYRNSLICCSPRSVDVASTSSASSSTSGCVSADDNYDSNFVPKSISNKKLKIHSSATREEVEKAIVQCKELVLNTPQCSDERKWLVRYLVELRLRLEDLKDNDGHVRARVAIKGHHFEQQVSPNNRKQYCDHCSGVIWSIVQSSYICTDCGYLCHYKCVDHICRMCAHVVMTDRGQFEMSICPERGLATQDYKCAECQTALTFKDSWNEPRLCDYTGLYFCSTCHWNDMIAVPARVVHNWDWEKRYISRLAYQMLTLSWSRPYIDVERINPRLFTFIAELEWVHKMRRDLEWMRRYLCACPEGTHLLSPLFIQLGDVNNKYSMAHLEAINDGSLESKLTELTELCRVHITGCALCSGKGYLCEVCGNNEILYPFDSGAILCDKCNSMYHRGCWLRKGQKCLKCIRIEERKKSIVCNDDDDQTDAISNLEYDIDKFVDNVYVPDI, encoded by the coding sequence ATGGCAGCAGCACTGGCTAATGATTCCCCAAAATACCGCAATAGCCTTATCTGCTGCAGCCCTAGGAGCGTCGATGTGGCGTCTACGTCGTCAGCGTCGTCTTCCACATCAGGATGCGTCTCGGCTGACGACAATTATGACTCGAATTTCGTTCCGAAGTCAATATCGAACAAAAAACTCAAAATTCACAGCTCAGCGACCAGAGAAGAGGTGGAAAAAGCAATTGTACAGTGTAAAGAGCTTGTATTGAACACTCCACAGTGTTCAGATGAGCGTAAGTGGCTCGTGAGATATCTAGTTGAACTGCGCTTGAGGCTAGAAGATTTAAAAGACAACGATGGACATGTCAGGGCGCGGGTGGCCATCAAAGGTCACCACTTCGAGCAGCAGGTCAGTCCAAACAACCGTAAACAGTATTGTGACCACTGCAGCGGAGTTATCTGGAGCATCGTACAGAGTTCTTACATCTGCACGGATTGTGGCTATCTGTGTCACTATAAGTGTGTTGATCATATCTGCAGAATGTGCGCTCACGTCGTCATGACCGATAGAGGGCAGTTTGAGATGAGTATATGTCCGGAAAGAGGTTTAGCGACACAAGATTATAAGTGTGCTGAATGCCAGACAGCTTTAACGTTCAAGGACTCGTGGAATGAACCTCGATTATGTGATTATACTGGACTGTATTTCTGTTCCACATGCCATTGGAACGATATGATTGCGGTACCAGCGAGGGTAGTCCACAATTGGGATTGGGAGAAGAGGTACATTTCTCGCCTCGCTTACCAAATGCTGACTTTATCTTGGTCACGACCGTACATTGACGTAGAGAGGATTAACCCGAGACTGTTCACTTTCATCGCAGAATTGGAGTGGGTGCATAAAATGAGAAGGGATTTAGAATGGATGAGACGTTACTTGTGTGCGTGTCCGGAAGGAACACATTTATTATCTCCGTTATTTATACAGCTAGGAGATGTGAATAATAAGTACAGTATGGCTCATTTAGAAGCCATTAATGATGGTTCTTTAGAGTCAAAATTAACAGAACTGACAGAATTATGTCGCGTCCACATAACAGGTTGTGCGCTATGCTCCGGCAAAGGTTATTTATGTGAAGTGTGCGGTAACAACGAGATTTTGTATCCGTTTGACAGTGGTGCGATTCTGTGTGACAAATGCAACTCTATGTACCACCGAGGGTGCTGGCTACGCAAAGGCCAAAAGTGCCTGAAGTGTATCCGTATAGAGGAACGTAAGAAAAGCATTGTATGTAATGACGATGATGACCAAACTGATGCTATTTCTAATTTAGAATATGACATAGACAAATTTGTCGACAACGTTTATGTACCtgacatttaa
- the LOC135084782 gene encoding uncharacterized protein LOC135084782: MTSSNSGAVFFLGSRAHYQVLQQPESQSYDAENGNASTETIYRNPSARELTDNAEYGERNWNYEHDTNMTEDKEKLEIGNGVKRRTKRRQSETTLCEKDNDMKPALLNNVGDSSTPKAKARRRLGIPLFLLSLGRRRHEPERAQYLQHIESALACTYRGSCRCLDCQYLKHIERALACTYRGSCRCLDCQVPKPCKGPP, from the exons ATGACGTCTAGTAATTCTGGAGCGGTATTTTTCTTGGGATCCAGAGCGCATTATCAG GTCCTACAACAACCCGAATCCCAGTCCTACGATGCAGAGAACGGTAATGCGTCCACGGAGACGATATACCGCAATCCGTCCGCGCGTGAGTTGACCGACAACGCGGAGTATGGCGAGAGGAACTGGAACTATGAGCATGATACTAATA TGACAGAAGACAAGGAGAAGCTAGAAATTGGAAACGGAGTGAAAAGACGCACTAAACGTCGTCAGAGCGAGACGACACTTTGTGAGAAAGACAATGACATGAAGCCTGCATTATTGAATAATGTTGGAGATAG CAGCACGCCAAAGGCCAAGGCCCGCCGAAGGCTGGGCATCCCGCTATTCCTGTTGTCGCTCGGCCGCCGCCGCCACGAGCCGGAGCGGGCGCAGTATCTGCAGCATATAGAGAGCGCGCTTGCGTGCACCTACCGCGGGTCATGCCGGTGCTTGGACTGCCAG TATCTGAAGCACATAGAGCGCGCGCTTGCGTGCACCTACCGCGGGTCCTGCCGGTGCTTGGACTGCCAG gttcccaagccttgtaaagggccgccttaa